Proteins encoded by one window of Cloeon dipterum chromosome 2, ieCloDipt1.1, whole genome shotgun sequence:
- the LOC135935983 gene encoding protein yellow-like has translation MAPFLSIFLLGVFSLATAVNFTPVYESNELECDWPSEEIKTKALQENAFNPWPLSSAVYESRLFLSLSDNEIVPLTLVSIPTNSVSTAHPKLTPFPSWDMHSDGSRDCNKIQFARGLEVDAIGRLWVLDEGTSSCNAKLWIFNLEKNDTLELVHQFSSPYFFHDLVLDETPDGYFAYISRYFRKHIVVFSLKKNQSWIVETPDTLWTAIALSPKKGPARQVYLAKQNDNELHTISTALLRNETETAIPISIGTWTAEPYRMLMDNLGTIYTAFESKNYTSSLNTSQPFQEQPLHGFADLDFTWPFTVALDQNGTLWMTVYNQKVNPKYRLLKAPVGVKSYIFEASPVCSETCNLEHGVCLEVDDCRCKVGWKGDNCDVCHPYPGCVNGTCDQPWECNCLPGFRGKLCNLKNE, from the exons ATGGCTCCGTTCCTTTCTATTTTCTTGCTCGGCGTTTTTTCCCTGGCCACCGCCGTCAACTTCACTCCGGTCTACGAGTCGAATGAGTTGGAGTGCGATTGGCCGTCCGAGGAGATCAAGACAAAGGCTCTGCAAGAGAATGCTTTCAACCCTTGGCCTCTCAGCTCGGCTGTGTACGAATCGAGGCTCTTCCTCAGCCTTTCCGACAATGAAATAGTTCCCCTTACTCTGGTGTCGATCCCGACCAACAGCGTGTCCACTGCACACCCGAAACTCACTCCATTCCCTTCGTGGGACATGCATTCTGAT GGATCGAGGGATTGCAACAAAATCCAGTTTGCTAGAGGGCTGGAAGTGGACGCCATTGGCAGGTTGTGGGTGCTCGATGAGGGAACCAGCAGCTGCAATGCCAAATTGTGGATTTTCAACCTGGAGAAGAACGATACACTCGAACTCGTCCATCAGTTTTCTTCCCCCTATTTCTTTCACGATCTAGTCCTCGACGAGACTCCCGACGGATATTTCGCCTACATCTCGCGATATTTTCGGAAACATATCGTTGTCTTtagtttgaagaaaaatcaatcgTGGATCGTGGAAACGCCAGACACACTATGGACAGCAATCGCCCTCTCCCCGAAAAAGGGACCTGCGAGACAGGTCTACCTAGCCAAACAGAACGACAACGAACTGCACACGATTTCCACTGCTTTACTGCGGAATGAAACTGAAACTGCAATCCCGATATCGATCGGAACCTGGACCGCAGAGCCGTACagaatgctgatggacaaccTCGGCACCATTTATACCGCCTTTGAGTCGAAGAACTACACTTCCTCTTTGAATACTTCCCAGCCGTTCCAGGAGCAACCTCTCCATGGG TTCGCCGACTTGGATTTTACCTGGCCGTTCACTGTTGCCTTGGACCAGAATGGAACTCTCTGGATGACCGTGTACAACCAGAAAGTAAACCCAAAATATCGGCTTTTGAAGGCTCCAGTCGGCGTCAAGTCCTACATCTTCGAGGCTTCGCCAG TTTGCTCCGAGACGTGCAACCTGGAGCACGGCGTCTGCCTAGAAGTCGACGATTGCCGTTGCAAGGTCGGCTGGAAGGGCGACAACTGCGACGTGTGCCACCCCTACCCTGGCTGCGTCAACGGCACCTGCGACCAACCCTGGGAGTGCAACTGCCTGCCCGGCTTCCGCGGAAAGCTGTGCAACCTCAAAAACGAGTAG
- the LOC135935824 gene encoding protein yellow-like: protein MAPFFLSIFFLGLSSLAMAATFTPVYESNELEFDWPSEEIKTKALQENTFNPWPISSAVYGSRLFLSLSNNEKVPVTLVSIPTNSVSTTHPKLAPFPSWDMNSVGLRDCNKIQFAKGLEVDANGRLWVLDEGTDSCDAKLWIFNLEKNDTLEHVHQFSFPYLLHDLVLDETPDGYFAYISRFYREQIVVFSLKTNQSWVVETPDMQWTAIALAPKKGPARQVYLGKQYDYELHTISAALLRNGTETATPKSIGTWTAEPYRMLMDNLGTIYTTFESKNYTSSLNTSQPFQEKPFHGFADLDFTWPFTVALDQNGTLWMTVYDKNIKPKYRLLKAPVGVKSYIFEATPVCSETCNLEHGVCLEVDDCRCKVGWKGDNCDVCQPYPGCVNGTCDQPWECNCLPGFRGKLCNLKNE, encoded by the exons ATGGCTCCGTTCTTCCTCTCCATTTTTTTCCTGGGCCTTTCATCCCTGGCCATGGCTGCCACCTTCACTCCGGTCTACGAGTCGAATGAGTTGGAGTTTGACTGGCCGTCCGAGGAGATCAAGACAAAGGCTCTGCAAGAGAATACTTTCAACCCTTGGCCTATCAGCTCGGCTGTGTACGGATCGAGGCTCTTCCTCAGCCTTTCCAACAACGAAAAGGTTCCCGTGACTCTGGTGTCGATCCCGACCAACAGCGTGTCCACTACACACCCGAAACTCGCTCCATTCCCATCGTGGGACATGAATTCTGTT GGATTGAGGGATTGCAACAAAATCCAGTTTGCCAAAGGGCTGGAAGTGGACGCCAATGGCAGGCTGTGGGTGCTGGACGAAGGAACCGATAGCTGCGATGCCAAATTGTGGATTTTCAACCTGGAAAAGAACGACACGCTCGAACACGTCCATCAGTTTTCCTTTCCCTATCTCTTGCACGACCTGGTCCTTGACGAGACTCCCGACGGATATTTCGCCTACATCTCGCGGTTTTATCGGGAACAAATCGTCGTCTTTAGCTTGAAGACCAATCAATCGTGGGTCGTGGAAACGCCAGACATGCAATGGACCGCAATCGCCCTCGCACCGAAAAAGGGACCCGCGAGACAGGTCTACCTCGGCAAACAGTACGACTACGAACTTCACACGATTTCTGCTGCTTTGCTGCGGAATGGAACTGAAACTGCCACCCCGAAATCAATTGGAACCTGGACCGCAGAGCCTTATagaatgctgatggacaaccTTGGCACTATTTACACCACCTTTGAGTCTAAAAACTACACTTCCTCTTTGAATACTTCCCAGCCGTTCCAGGAGAAGCCTTTCCATGGG TTCGCCGACTTGGATTTTACCTGGCCGTTCACTGTTGCCTTGGACCAGAATGGAACTCTCTGGATGACCGTGTACGACAAGAATATAAAGCCAAAATATCGGCTTTTGAAGGCTCCAGTCGGCGTCAAGTCCTACATCTTCGAGGCTACGCCAG TTTGCTCGGAGACGTGCAACCTGGAGCACGGCGTATGCCTGGAAGTCGACGACTGCCGTTGCAAGGTCGGCTGGAAGGGTGACAACTGTGACGTGTGCCAACCCTACCCTGGCTGCGTCAACGGCACCTGCGACCAACCCTGGGAGTGCAACTGCCTGCCCGGCTTCCGTGGAAAGCTGTGCAACCTCAAAAACGAGTAA